One stretch of Pseudomonas sp. NC02 DNA includes these proteins:
- a CDS encoding TetR/AcrR family transcriptional regulator: MQTPDLLQRCFPGRRAELKRDIFKAALDLFNEQGLEATTIEMIRARCDTSVGAIYHHFGNKEGLVAALFFTALEDQAELRGRYLESAKTAKEGVYALVHSYVDWVDSEPQWARFQYHAHFAVTKGPFAAELESRNQARNALLKEWMVLPGRGDQLSQVPAELLPSLIIGQADSYCRAWLAGRSASSPRVYRETLAEAAWRSVGGA, encoded by the coding sequence ATGCAAACCCCGGATCTGCTTCAGCGTTGCTTCCCTGGCCGAAGGGCCGAATTGAAGCGCGATATCTTCAAGGCAGCCCTGGACCTGTTCAACGAGCAGGGCCTTGAAGCCACCACCATCGAGATGATCCGCGCGCGCTGCGATACCAGCGTCGGCGCCATTTATCATCACTTCGGCAACAAGGAAGGCCTGGTCGCCGCGCTGTTTTTTACCGCGCTGGAGGATCAGGCCGAATTGCGTGGGCGCTACCTTGAATCGGCCAAAACGGCGAAGGAGGGGGTGTACGCACTGGTCCACAGCTATGTCGATTGGGTGGACAGCGAACCGCAGTGGGCGCGCTTCCAGTACCACGCGCATTTCGCGGTGACCAAGGGCCCGTTCGCCGCTGAACTGGAAAGCCGCAACCAGGCGCGCAACGCGTTGCTGAAGGAATGGATGGTGCTGCCTGGACGGGGTGATCAGCTCAGCCAGGTGCCCGCCGAACTCTTGCCATCACTGATCATTGGCCAGGCCGACAGCTACTGCCGTGCCTGGCTGGCCGGGCGCTCGGCCAGCAGCCCTCGGGTGTACCGGGAAACCCTGGCCGAGGCAGCGTGGCGCTCGGTGGGTGGCGCTTAG
- a CDS encoding SDR family NAD(P)-dependent oxidoreductase — protein sequence MDFTGKTAIVTGAARGLGFSYARELARLGAQVVISDIGADTLGDGADPQVVQAAALALQGEGLRVVGHAGDLSGEAGCRALIECAITHFGQLDILIHNAGWVGYQPIEAADEAFIRRAMGVNVYAPIWLCKHAWQHLTRSASPRIVLTTSDRAMYTRYVQPGLAAYSAGKMAQLGIMNALSGEGAEAGILVNAISPVAKTRMWGVTGEPHNLKPEWVTPGVIFLASAACQDSGYILRASNGQFTATRFAENPGVEYPVDLARVNASDAAQVAASWQAIKDC from the coding sequence ATGGACTTTACAGGTAAAACCGCAATCGTGACCGGTGCCGCCCGTGGCTTGGGGTTCAGCTATGCGCGCGAGTTGGCGCGACTCGGCGCGCAGGTGGTAATCAGTGATATCGGTGCCGACACCCTCGGCGATGGGGCTGATCCCCAGGTGGTACAGGCGGCCGCGCTGGCGCTGCAGGGTGAAGGCCTGCGGGTGGTTGGCCACGCGGGTGACCTGTCCGGCGAAGCGGGGTGTCGAGCGCTGATCGAGTGCGCCATCACGCATTTCGGGCAGCTCGATATCCTGATCCACAATGCTGGCTGGGTCGGCTATCAGCCCATCGAGGCCGCCGACGAGGCTTTCATCCGGCGGGCCATGGGCGTCAATGTCTATGCACCGATCTGGCTGTGCAAACACGCGTGGCAGCACCTCACGCGATCTGCCTCACCCCGCATTGTGCTGACCACCTCCGACCGTGCGATGTACACGCGCTACGTCCAGCCCGGCCTGGCGGCCTACAGCGCGGGTAAGATGGCGCAACTGGGGATCATGAATGCCTTGAGCGGGGAAGGGGCGGAGGCCGGGATCCTGGTCAATGCCATCTCGCCCGTGGCCAAGACCCGCATGTGGGGCGTGACCGGCGAGCCGCACAACCTCAAGCCGGAATGGGTCACGCCTGGGGTAATCTTCCTGGCTTCGGCAGCGTGCCAGGACAGCGGCTATATCCTGCGTGCCAGCAACGGCCAGTTCACCGCCACGCGGTTCGCGGAAAATCCGGGGGTCGAGTATCCGGTTGACCTGGCGCGGGTCAACGCCTCGGACGCTGCGCAAGTCGCCGCGTCATGGCAAGCCATCAAGGACTGTTGA
- a CDS encoding PLD nuclease N-terminal domain-containing protein, with the protein MQIEYVWIGLAVILVLLELWAINSVLRSGSGWETKGLWLVVLIFMPLLGLILWALFGPKGVNRATHATEHGKG; encoded by the coding sequence ATGCAAATCGAATATGTCTGGATTGGCTTGGCGGTGATTCTGGTGCTGCTGGAACTGTGGGCGATCAACAGCGTTCTGCGCAGTGGCAGTGGCTGGGAGACCAAGGGGTTATGGCTGGTGGTACTGATCTTCATGCCGCTGTTGGGGCTGATCCTCTGGGCGCTGTTTGGACCCAAGGGTGTGAACCGGGCGACACATGCCACTGAGCATGGCAAAGGCTAA
- a CDS encoding hotdog fold domain-containing protein translates to MSQALSMFNSVGPEAFSKLACQMAPYFSTINPLMTQLRPGFASVEVPFSKAITNHLGTVHAIAMCNAAELAAGTMTDVSVPAGARWIPKGMTVEYLAKAKSSVTATANGEGIDWQTAGDKVVPVEMLDAEGKLVFTARIIMNVKLG, encoded by the coding sequence ATGAGTCAGGCCCTGAGCATGTTCAACAGCGTTGGCCCCGAAGCGTTCAGCAAACTGGCGTGCCAGATGGCGCCCTACTTCAGCACCATCAATCCGTTGATGACCCAGTTGCGTCCGGGGTTTGCCTCGGTGGAAGTGCCGTTCAGCAAGGCCATCACCAACCACCTGGGCACGGTGCATGCCATTGCCATGTGCAACGCTGCGGAGTTGGCGGCGGGTACCATGACGGACGTTTCCGTGCCGGCGGGTGCGCGGTGGATTCCCAAGGGGATGACGGTGGAGTATCTGGCCAAGGCCAAGAGCAGCGTGACGGCGACGGCCAATGGCGAAGGTATCGACTGGCAAACGGCGGGTGACAAGGTGGTGCCGGTGGAGATGCTGGATGCGGAGGGGAAATTGGTGTTTACCGCGCGGATTATCATGAATGTGAAATTGGGGTGA
- a CDS encoding DeoR/GlpR family DNA-binding transcription regulator has product MLTQQRKQHLLDTLRRDGRLIAKELSQALEVSEDTIRRDLREMAKEGLLLRVHGGALPASPAMADFSVREHLVPEEKIAIGRTAAQLVQPGQVVFIDGGTTCLQLAHHLPADLNATVVTHSPSIAMALVDHPQIEVIMLGGRLFRHSLVGVGAATLEAIGRVNADLYFMGVCSVHPNAGLSTGDYEEAVVKRALCHAAAETIVLATSEKLNTASPYQVVELAHVSAIVALASTPRALLQPYEAQGLTLYLA; this is encoded by the coding sequence ATGCTGACCCAACAACGTAAACAACACCTGCTGGATACGCTGCGCCGCGACGGCCGGCTGATTGCCAAGGAGTTGAGCCAGGCACTGGAGGTTTCCGAGGACACGATTCGGCGTGACCTGCGGGAAATGGCCAAGGAAGGTTTGCTGCTGCGGGTGCACGGCGGCGCCTTGCCGGCATCCCCCGCGATGGCTGATTTTTCGGTACGGGAACACTTGGTACCCGAGGAAAAAATCGCCATTGGCCGGACGGCTGCACAACTTGTGCAGCCCGGCCAGGTGGTGTTTATCGATGGCGGTACCACGTGCCTGCAACTGGCCCATCACTTGCCGGCGGACCTGAATGCCACCGTGGTCACCCACAGTCCGTCGATTGCCATGGCCCTGGTGGATCATCCGCAGATTGAAGTGATCATGCTCGGCGGGCGGCTGTTTCGCCACTCACTGGTGGGGGTGGGGGCGGCCACGCTGGAGGCCATCGGCCGGGTCAATGCCGACCTGTATTTCATGGGGGTGTGCAGCGTGCACCCGAATGCCGGCCTGTCTACCGGCGATTATGAAGAGGCAGTGGTCAAGCGCGCGTTGTGTCACGCGGCCGCAGAAACCATCGTGCTGGCCACCTCGGAAAAGCTCAACACCGCGTCGCCCTACCAGGTGGTGGAGCTGGCACACGTCAGCGCGATCGTCGCATTGGCCAGTACGCCGCGTGCCCTGCTGCAACCCTATGAAGCTCAGGGCCTGACGCTTTACCTGGCGTGA
- a CDS encoding lipase family protein — translation MSRRLSLALAVLLAGYSGVSAAQTPVGDGGVPAFYTWADKVPASPGRMLRSEPLTDQQSLAEAGQNIRILYTSTDGLDTHKRIVVSGALFLPKGTPPPGGWPLMAWAHGTVGSADICAPSFAGRSPRDTRYLNYWLAQGYAIVATDYQGLGTPGLHPYGLTSPLAYGVLDSIRAVGAGGFELSKRVVVFGQSQGGRAAFATAVYAKDYAPELDIVGVVATGTPYAATHKTGGSAELEKARSSVVPTFAYNLLRLSTVTLFDPGFVAADYLSERAVPAFESSRRDCLHAIEQRVMADGLSFNDSFKRSPKEALDKVYRESAYPTLKTDIPVFVGTGGRDQDVFVPGQKALVRDACKVGDRIEWHFYPELDHSATVNGSLVDSTPFVRKAFAGEVIGGNCGG, via the coding sequence ATGTCGCGTCGGTTATCGCTTGCGCTGGCGGTGTTGCTGGCGGGATACAGTGGTGTGAGCGCTGCGCAAACACCCGTCGGTGATGGTGGTGTTCCCGCGTTCTATACCTGGGCGGACAAGGTGCCCGCGTCACCCGGGCGGATGCTGCGCAGCGAACCGTTGACCGATCAGCAAAGCCTGGCCGAGGCGGGGCAGAATATTCGCATCCTGTACACGTCCACCGACGGTCTCGATACCCATAAACGGATTGTCGTTTCCGGTGCGCTGTTCCTGCCCAAGGGCACACCGCCGCCGGGTGGCTGGCCGCTGATGGCGTGGGCCCACGGCACGGTGGGGAGTGCCGATATCTGCGCGCCGTCGTTCGCCGGTCGCAGCCCGCGGGATACGCGCTATCTCAATTATTGGCTGGCTCAGGGCTACGCGATTGTCGCTACCGATTACCAGGGGCTTGGGACGCCTGGCCTGCATCCGTATGGTTTGACCAGCCCGCTGGCCTATGGGGTGCTCGACAGCATTCGCGCGGTAGGGGCGGGTGGTTTCGAACTCTCCAAACGTGTGGTGGTGTTTGGGCAGTCACAGGGTGGCCGTGCTGCGTTTGCCACGGCGGTCTATGCGAAAGACTATGCGCCCGAGTTGGATATCGTGGGGGTGGTGGCGACCGGTACGCCTTACGCGGCCACCCATAAAACGGGAGGCAGTGCCGAGTTGGAAAAGGCCCGCAGTTCGGTGGTGCCGACCTTTGCCTATAACTTGCTGCGGCTGAGTACTGTCACGTTGTTTGACCCTGGGTTTGTGGCTGCGGATTACTTGAGCGAGCGTGCAGTGCCTGCGTTTGAGAGCAGCCGGCGGGATTGTTTGCATGCCATTGAGCAGCGGGTGATGGCTGATGGGCTCAGCTTCAATGACAGTTTCAAGCGGTCGCCGAAAGAGGCGCTCGACAAGGTTTATCGTGAGTCGGCGTATCCGACGTTGAAGACGGATATTCCGGTTTTTGTCGGTACGGGGGGGCGGGATCAGGATGTGTTTGTGCCGGGGCAAAAGGCGCTGGTCAGGGATGCGTGCAAGGTCGGGGACCGGATTGAATGGCATTTTTATCCTGAGCTGGATCACTCCGCTACGGTCAATGGTTCGCTCGTGGACTCGACGCCGTTTGTGCGTAAGGCGTTTGCGGGGGAGGTGATTGGTGGGAATTGTGGGGGGTAG
- a CDS encoding alpha/beta hydrolase produces the protein MSSRFLSRLGLRWFPLLCMAALIIGLPVGCAVLQHKERELLFRVEPGTASWYSGLPRDVQEFDLKPASFKAGQNIHGWWWPAAQKDAPAILYLHGVRWNLTGQLFRIEQLRALGFSVLAIDYRGFGQSRGDLPSETSVYEDARIAWERFQVLQPDPAKRLIYGHSLGGAVAIDLAVELGKQAANNQVPPPVRGLVIESTFTSLADVATAVANTSLPVRWLLSQKFDSIDKIADIHMPLLVVHGLADAFVPPRFSQQLFDAAQQPKHLLLVPGATHNDSMRLAGSSYRQALDSLMQSKRATQVAGPSTGRPNDS, from the coding sequence ATGTCTTCACGTTTTCTGTCCCGTCTCGGCCTGCGCTGGTTTCCCCTGCTGTGCATGGCCGCCCTGATCATCGGCCTGCCCGTGGGTTGCGCCGTGCTGCAACACAAGGAACGCGAGTTGCTGTTTCGCGTGGAGCCGGGCACTGCCAGCTGGTACAGCGGGTTGCCGCGTGATGTGCAGGAATTCGACCTGAAACCCGCGAGTTTCAAGGCAGGACAGAATATTCATGGCTGGTGGTGGCCAGCGGCACAGAAGGACGCGCCGGCAATTCTCTACCTGCACGGCGTGCGCTGGAACCTCACTGGCCAACTGTTTCGCATCGAACAGCTGCGGGCCCTGGGCTTTTCCGTACTGGCCATCGACTACCGCGGCTTCGGCCAGAGTCGAGGCGACCTGCCGTCGGAAACCAGCGTGTACGAAGACGCGCGCATTGCCTGGGAACGCTTCCAGGTGCTGCAACCCGACCCCGCCAAGCGCCTCATCTACGGGCACTCCCTGGGTGGCGCGGTGGCCATCGACCTCGCGGTGGAACTGGGCAAGCAGGCAGCGAACAATCAGGTGCCGCCGCCAGTGCGCGGACTGGTCATCGAGTCCACCTTTACCTCCCTGGCAGATGTGGCCACGGCAGTAGCCAATACGTCATTGCCGGTGCGCTGGCTGCTGTCGCAGAAGTTCGATTCCATTGACAAGATCGCTGATATCCACATGCCGCTGCTGGTGGTTCACGGGCTCGCCGATGCCTTCGTGCCACCGCGCTTCAGCCAGCAACTGTTTGACGCCGCCCAACAGCCGAAACACCTGTTGCTGGTACCCGGTGCCACTCATAACGACAGCATGCGACTGGCCGGCAGCAGTTATCGCCAGGCGTTGGACAGCCTGATGCAATCGAAGCGCGCCACTCAGGTTGCCGGGCCCTCCACCGGGCGCCCAAACGACTCGTAA
- a CDS encoding DUF72 domain-containing protein, with the protein MPIFLGCAGWSLPREQWPRFPRQGTHLQRYAACLNAVEINSSFYRPHRPQTYERWAQSVPSGFGFSVKLPRYITHELRLRDCDTALDEFLAQCLQLGDRLGCLLVQLPPSLSYDPIIAGGFFTALRQRFPGPVVLEPRHASWAQAGGLLQDYQIGRVAADPPVIAYGDVPKGWQGVRYWRLHGSPRIYHSAYETERLCALTEVLRASLEEGIPTWCIFDNTASGHALVDALALQAMLAPQASTCITSSPRHS; encoded by the coding sequence ATGCCGATTTTTCTCGGTTGTGCCGGTTGGAGCCTGCCTCGTGAGCAATGGCCAAGATTTCCCCGGCAGGGCACTCATCTGCAACGTTATGCCGCGTGCTTGAATGCGGTTGAAATCAACAGTTCCTTCTACCGCCCCCATCGCCCGCAGACCTACGAACGATGGGCGCAGTCAGTGCCGTCGGGCTTTGGTTTTTCGGTCAAGCTGCCACGGTACATCACCCATGAATTACGTCTGCGTGACTGCGATACGGCATTGGATGAGTTCCTTGCACAGTGCCTGCAATTGGGCGACCGCCTGGGCTGTCTGCTGGTGCAATTGCCGCCTTCTTTAAGCTACGACCCGATCATTGCCGGCGGCTTTTTCACAGCCTTGCGTCAACGCTTCCCTGGGCCTGTGGTGCTGGAGCCGCGACACGCCAGTTGGGCGCAGGCCGGCGGGCTTTTGCAGGATTACCAGATAGGACGGGTCGCCGCCGACCCGCCGGTGATCGCTTATGGGGATGTACCGAAAGGTTGGCAAGGCGTGCGTTATTGGCGCCTGCATGGTTCGCCGCGTATCTATCACAGCGCTTACGAAACCGAGCGTTTGTGCGCGCTGACCGAGGTATTGAGAGCCTCCCTGGAGGAGGGCATTCCGACCTGGTGTATTTTCGATAATACGGCCAGCGGTCATGCGCTGGTCGATGCGCTTGCCCTCCAAGCGATGCTCGCCCCTCAGGCATCCACTTGCATCACCTCCAGCCCCAGGCATTCATAA
- a CDS encoding hemerythrin domain-containing protein produces MNAIDLLKADHERVKAILNQLSESTERGVKKRTELLAKLEMEISLHTRLEEEILYPAFRKAGGKDQEIMYHEAKEEHRTVDSLVLPDLKQTSPSTTEFSGRVKVVKELLEHHIEEEESEMFPQARKLLGKALLEELGAEMEAMKAAHKKAPGAKPMAA; encoded by the coding sequence ATGAATGCCATTGATCTTCTCAAGGCCGACCACGAACGCGTCAAAGCCATCCTGAATCAACTCAGTGAATCGACCGAGCGCGGCGTAAAGAAGCGCACTGAGCTCCTGGCCAAGCTGGAAATGGAAATCAGCCTTCACACCCGCCTTGAGGAAGAAATCCTCTACCCGGCTTTTCGCAAGGCCGGCGGCAAGGATCAGGAAATCATGTACCACGAGGCCAAGGAAGAACATCGCACTGTCGACTCCCTCGTCCTTCCGGACCTGAAGCAGACTTCGCCCTCCACCACCGAGTTTTCCGGCCGGGTGAAAGTCGTCAAGGAACTGTTGGAGCACCATATCGAGGAAGAGGAAAGCGAGATGTTCCCACAGGCCAGGAAGCTGTTGGGCAAGGCCTTGCTGGAAGAGCTGGGCGCGGAGATGGAAGCGATGAAAGCCGCGCACAAGAAAGCACCCGGCGCGAAGCCAATGGCGGCTTGA
- a CDS encoding ATP-dependent Clp protease proteolytic subunit, giving the protein MTEHIIHFHCQIDQGTTERFRDCCLDAIEQGASSLLLNLSTTGGSTNFGFTLYTFLKSLPVPLCAINAGNIESMGIIMFLAANRRITTPHSRFLIHPMNWYFNQNSVDHQRLREYLSSLDNDLARYVKIYELETASAETHLDIFKCLSAEEKVIAAHESLAYGIAHEVEQIVFADDIKHWKVSGG; this is encoded by the coding sequence ATGACCGAGCACATCATCCACTTTCACTGCCAGATCGATCAGGGCACCACCGAGCGCTTTCGTGATTGCTGCCTGGACGCGATCGAGCAAGGCGCCAGTTCGTTGCTGTTGAACCTGTCGACCACCGGCGGCAGCACCAATTTCGGTTTTACCCTCTACACCTTCCTCAAGTCCCTGCCGGTGCCGCTGTGTGCGATCAATGCGGGCAATATCGAGTCCATGGGCATCATCATGTTCCTGGCGGCAAACCGCCGGATCACCACGCCACACTCGCGCTTCCTGATTCATCCGATGAACTGGTACTTCAACCAGAACTCGGTAGACCACCAGCGCCTGCGGGAATACCTGTCGAGCCTGGACAACGACCTGGCGCGCTACGTGAAAATCTACGAACTGGAAACCGCCAGCGCCGAAACCCACCTGGATATTTTCAAGTGCCTCTCGGCCGAGGAAAAAGTCATCGCCGCCCACGAGTCACTGGCCTACGGGATTGCCCATGAGGTCGAGCAGATCGTGTTTGCCGACGACATCAAGCACTGGAAAGTCAGCGGCGGCTAA
- a CDS encoding type 1 glutamine amidotransferase domain-containing protein, with protein MSSQLHGKKILIITSNTGIERDELLKPLEALRGFGATVTHGSSKGGSTQTFLKDTEKDRTVESDAKLSDLHGSDFDALVIPGGTVNADTLRQDADALRLINDFVKAGKTVAAICHGPWALIDAGVIGGKTLTSYKSVRTDLVNAGAANWVDTQVKECPANGWTLITSRTPDDLPAFNEAIAKTLAA; from the coding sequence ATGAGTTCGCAACTGCACGGCAAGAAGATTCTGATCATCACCTCCAACACCGGTATCGAGCGCGACGAGTTGCTCAAGCCGCTGGAAGCCCTGCGTGGTTTCGGCGCCACGGTGACCCACGGTTCCAGCAAAGGTGGCAGCACCCAGACCTTTCTCAAGGACACCGAGAAAGACAGGACGGTAGAGTCCGACGCCAAGCTCTCGGACCTGCACGGCAGTGACTTCGATGCACTGGTCATCCCCGGGGGCACCGTCAATGCCGACACCCTGCGCCAGGACGCCGATGCACTGCGGCTGATCAACGACTTCGTCAAGGCCGGGAAAACCGTAGCCGCCATCTGCCATGGCCCTTGGGCCCTGATTGATGCCGGCGTGATCGGCGGCAAGACCCTCACCTCCTACAAAAGCGTGCGCACTGACCTGGTCAATGCCGGCGCAGCAAACTGGGTGGATACGCAGGTGAAGGAATGCCCGGCCAATGGCTGGACTCTGATTACCTCGCGCACGCCCGACGACTTGCCGGCGTTCAATGAGGCCATTGCCAAGACACTGGCGGCTTGA
- a CDS encoding DUF4142 domain-containing protein has product MKHLLMKQMGLTFALAAGSMGVAMAATSNDFVEAAAQGGITEVEAGKLALEKSGAADIKAFAQHMITDHTKANQELTALATKLDIKVPDDASLTDKAKKMILEIREESFDKAYADNQVKAHEDTVALFKKEAASSDNAELKAFAEKILPTLETHLKMAKELQSQHAN; this is encoded by the coding sequence ATGAAGCACTTGCTGATGAAACAAATGGGACTGACCTTCGCGCTGGCCGCGGGCTCGATGGGTGTGGCCATGGCCGCCACTTCCAATGACTTCGTTGAGGCCGCGGCCCAGGGCGGCATCACCGAAGTAGAAGCCGGCAAACTGGCGCTGGAAAAGAGCGGTGCCGCTGATATCAAGGCGTTTGCCCAGCACATGATCACCGACCACACCAAGGCCAACCAGGAGCTGACGGCCCTGGCGACGAAGCTCGACATCAAGGTGCCCGACGATGCCAGCCTCACCGACAAGGCCAAGAAAATGATCCTGGAAATCCGTGAAGAGTCCTTTGACAAGGCTTACGCCGACAACCAGGTAAAGGCCCACGAAGACACCGTGGCCCTGTTCAAAAAAGAAGCCGCCTCCTCGGATAACGCCGAACTGAAGGCTTTTGCCGAGAAGATCCTGCCGACTCTCGAAACCCATCTGAAGATGGCCAAGGAGTTGCAGTCCCAGCACGCCAATTAA
- the nudK gene encoding GDP-mannose pyrophosphatase NudK, which yields MENSPVRIHAEELLSDNWYVLKKYTFDLRRRDGSWQSQTREIYDRGNGATILLYNRERRTVLLIRQFRMPTYVNGYHGYLIESAAGLLDNASPEERIRLEAEEETGYRVGHVEKIYSAFMSPGSVTERIHFFIGEYQPGDRVSDGGGLEDEGEDIEVLELGFEEALAMVDSAEIVDGKTIMLLQYLELRMLKEGW from the coding sequence ATGGAAAACAGTCCCGTCCGCATCCACGCCGAAGAACTGCTCTCGGATAATTGGTATGTGCTGAAAAAGTACACCTTTGACCTGCGCCGCCGCGACGGCAGTTGGCAGTCCCAGACCCGGGAGATCTATGACCGGGGCAATGGCGCGACGATCCTGCTGTACAACCGCGAGCGGCGCACGGTGTTGCTGATTCGCCAGTTCCGCATGCCTACCTACGTTAACGGCTACCACGGTTACCTGATCGAGTCTGCCGCCGGCCTGCTGGACAACGCCAGCCCCGAGGAACGCATTCGCCTGGAGGCGGAAGAAGAGACGGGCTACCGTGTGGGCCATGTAGAAAAGATCTATTCGGCCTTCATGAGCCCGGGCTCGGTGACCGAGCGCATTCACTTTTTCATCGGCGAATATCAGCCTGGCGACCGAGTCAGTGATGGCGGCGGGCTGGAGGATGAAGGTGAGGATATCGAAGTGCTGGAGTTGGGATTCGAGGAGGCCCTGGCCATGGTGGACAGTGCCGAGATCGTCGACGGCAAGACCATCATGTTGTTGCAGTACCTTGAATTGCGGATGTTGAAAGAGGGCTGGTGA
- a CDS encoding LysR family transcriptional regulator, producing the protein MIETRLLRQFVAVAEALHFHQAAERLHMAQPALSQAINRLEAKLGFALLQRDRRGVKLLPAGAAFLQTAYTVLGQLQQGIEQARQVSQGTAGTLTITSVSITGYPWLLDTLRQFRLAFPRVQLVIKEMPSANQAKALLSGDTDIAFLRYLPGQADNIESRLLLDEPILLALPADHPNADDVAIELKDFAGADFVFTPQALGSGYHHQLIALCEAAGFSPRVVQEADQLPTLIGLVACGFGVALVPQSIARSMPRGKVAFVPLTAASSSIGLYLNWNTSNSSPLAGHFFSVLDEAM; encoded by the coding sequence ATGATCGAAACCCGCCTGTTGCGCCAGTTCGTTGCCGTTGCCGAAGCGCTGCACTTTCACCAGGCCGCAGAGCGCCTGCATATGGCGCAGCCAGCGTTGAGCCAGGCGATCAATCGCCTGGAGGCAAAGTTGGGGTTTGCCCTGCTGCAGCGTGACCGTCGTGGCGTGAAGCTGCTGCCAGCCGGGGCGGCGTTTCTTCAGACGGCCTACACCGTCCTCGGGCAATTGCAGCAAGGCATTGAGCAAGCCCGGCAGGTGTCCCAGGGAACCGCCGGCACGCTCACCATCACCTCGGTGTCGATCACCGGCTATCCGTGGTTGCTGGATACCCTCAGGCAGTTTCGCCTGGCGTTCCCCAGGGTTCAGTTGGTGATCAAGGAAATGCCCTCCGCCAACCAGGCCAAGGCCTTGTTGAGTGGTGATACCGATATCGCTTTTTTGCGCTACCTGCCAGGCCAGGCAGATAACATCGAATCCCGGCTGCTGCTGGATGAACCGATCCTGCTGGCGCTGCCCGCAGACCATCCGAATGCGGATGACGTCGCTATCGAGCTGAAGGACTTTGCCGGCGCCGATTTTGTGTTCACGCCCCAGGCATTGGGCAGTGGCTATCACCACCAGTTGATCGCTTTATGCGAGGCCGCGGGCTTCTCTCCAAGGGTGGTCCAGGAAGCCGATCAATTACCCACCCTGATTGGCCTGGTGGCGTGCGGGTTTGGTGTGGCGCTGGTGCCGCAGTCCATTGCCCGTTCGATGCCCCGTGGCAAAGTGGCGTTTGTGCCCCTCACCGCCGCGTCCTCCAGCATCGGGCTCTACCTCAACTGGAACACCAGCAATTCTTCCCCCTTGGCCGGTCACTTCTTTTCTGTGCTGGATGAGGCGATGTAA
- a CDS encoding DeoR/GlpR family DNA-binding transcription regulator: protein MHNSHAAIDLPSLRKQKILLLLERDGKVTASELVEHFAVSQDTIRRDLGELASAGLLQRVHGGALPRPKDTGKDFFTRFGETTATKRHLAQLAADRVEDGQIVLFDSGTTTLQIAQSLPHSIKLTAVTHSPMIAIALSEHPNVTVILAGGQLNPVTMAASGHEALRLIQGIKADLLFTGVCALHPQVGISSLHFEEVAVKQAMLDSASHVVAVTLADKLGAVEPFVVAPCSRIHTLITEWHVPPGSVEAYECLGLEVMQVDA, encoded by the coding sequence ATGCATAACAGCCATGCTGCCATCGACCTGCCCTCCCTGCGCAAACAGAAAATCCTGTTGCTGCTGGAGCGCGACGGTAAAGTCACTGCCTCGGAGTTGGTGGAGCATTTCGCCGTTTCCCAGGACACCATTCGCCGCGACCTTGGCGAACTCGCCTCCGCCGGTCTGCTGCAACGCGTGCATGGAGGTGCGCTGCCACGGCCCAAGGACACCGGCAAGGATTTCTTCACCCGGTTTGGCGAAACCACCGCGACCAAACGCCACCTGGCGCAACTCGCCGCCGATCGCGTGGAGGACGGCCAGATCGTGCTGTTCGACTCCGGTACCACCACGCTGCAAATCGCCCAGTCACTACCGCATTCCATCAAGCTGACCGCCGTCACGCACTCACCGATGATTGCCATCGCGTTGTCCGAACATCCCAATGTGACGGTGATCCTTGCCGGTGGCCAACTCAACCCGGTGACCATGGCCGCCAGCGGGCATGAAGCATTGCGGCTGATCCAGGGCATCAAGGCCGACCTGCTGTTCACGGGTGTGTGCGCACTGCATCCACAGGTCGGTATCAGCTCGTTGCACTTCGAGGAAGTGGCGGTGAAACAGGCTATGCTCGACAGCGCCTCCCACGTGGTGGCAGTCACCCTGGCCGATAAGCTGGGCGCCGTGGAGCCATTTGTGGTGGCACCGTGCAGCCGCATTCATACCCTGATTACCGAGTGGCACGTGCCGCCGGGCAGCGTCGAGGCTTATGAATGCCTGGGGCTGGAGGTGATGCAAGTGGATGCCTGA